Within Anolis sagrei isolate rAnoSag1 chromosome X, rAnoSag1.mat, whole genome shotgun sequence, the genomic segment TTGTGCTGCAAGAtccagagcagagctttccaatcgTTTCATATTGGTGAGACACCTTTTCAACacgcatcattttgcaacacaataattcagttttattgGCAACCCACCTCTTATAAGAGGCATGGACACAGATATAAATTATCATAACAAACATGTATGAGGACACAACTTacttcatgaaaacctttcactgATATTTTTAAGAATACATGATTGACTGTTTATTTTACACAGATTCTGAGGTTATTTGTTATGTTCATGTGACATACTTACACACTGTTTCCGACATGCTAACGTGTTATGATACAGAGTTTAAAAATCTCTGACCTCAAATATTACTGAGAGAACATGTTACACACAACCTCAAAGAGTCAAATTCACAGAAGTGAAACCCTCAAATGTGGAGTGCCAACTGTACTGTGTTTCATCTGATGGTCCAATGTAGGATTCCTAAATGCAATTGTTGTCTTTCAGAGTGGAAGATGACCTTCCTCAGGCCCTTCTTTCTCCTTGGCTTCCTTCCCTTGGTCCTCCCTGCATGCCCCAAACCTTGCCGCTGTGCTGACGATATCATTGACTGCATGTCGACCGGTCTCACAGACAACATCATCCCCGACTCCTTTGCCCCTTCAACCAGGAAGATCTACCTCAACAACAATGAGCTAACCTTCATCCCCAGTGGGCTCTTTGACAACCTGAAGGTTGTCCAGGAGATCTACCTGTGGGGGAACCCGTGGGAATGTGACTGTGGCATCCTTTACTTGCGGTCTTGGCTACAGTGGCAGCAGAACCGGACCACGTACCGGAATATTGTGTGCTCTTCCCCTACACATCTCCAAGGCAGGATCATCACCTATTTGTCAGAGGATGAGATCATTGCTACGTGCCAGTATTGGTACTGCAGTGTGGCCCTCTTCTCCCAGATCTGCCTTTTTGTCTTCATCCTGTTGCAAGCGGTTCTCCTCATCCTCGTTCTCATCTACATTCGTAGGTTCCAGAAAGTTGCCAGAGAAGCCAGGAGAACAACTGCTGAATTCTATGGGGACATGGATCCGTGGTCTGCTGCTAGTAAGAATGGGGCTGACTGATCAACTTTGGGCAACAAAATAATCAGGAAGCTGCATTTCCAGAATCTTCTTTCCTCCAGAAGGATCCTAACATTCTATCAACGATTTGGCagattttgtttaaaaatggGAATTCTGCACAGAAATGAAGAATGAATTTTCCCCGCAATCGAATCCCTGGCACAAGGTCCTGTTATTTTGTTCCCGTACTTTTTAATGTTAATCCACAGGGACATTATGAATGAGGGCTTTTAAAGAGCCTTAGTCTTCAACTGTCCTGCTCAGGTCTTTCCAAACGCAGGGCAACCATGTCTTTCTCGgttgaatcaatccatctgtagagtgctattttcttcttttcccactTTATGAAGCATGATGTTTTGTTCCAATAAATATTGTCAGCtaatgatatgtccaaagtatgttAGCTTcattttagtcatttt encodes:
- the GP1BB gene encoding platelet glycoprotein Ib beta chain, translated to MTFLRPFFLLGFLPLVLPACPKPCRCADDIIDCMSTGLTDNIIPDSFAPSTRKIYLNNNELTFIPSGLFDNLKVVQEIYLWGNPWECDCGILYLRSWLQWQQNRTTYRNIVCSSPTHLQGRIITYLSEDEIIATCQYWYCSVALFSQICLFVFILLQAVLLILVLIYIRRFQKVAREARRTTAEFYGDMDPWSAASKNGAD